From Odontesthes bonariensis isolate fOdoBon6 chromosome 21, fOdoBon6.hap1, whole genome shotgun sequence, a single genomic window includes:
- the LOC142371437 gene encoding putative ATP-dependent RNA helicase DDX17 isoform X1 encodes MRGSYGDRDRDRGRDRGSPRFGSNRGGAPQGKKFGNPGDRLRKKRWDLDELPKFEKNFYTEHPEVQRISQSDIEEYRRKKEITVRGSGCPKPVTNFHHAQFPQYVMDVLVQQNFKEPTAIQAQGFPLALSGRDMVGIAQTGSGKTLAYLLPAIVHINHQPYLERGDGPICLVLAPTRELAQQVQQVAHDYGKSSRIKSTCVYGGAPKGPQIRDLERGVEICIATPGRLIDFLEAGKTNLRRCTNLVLDEADRMLDMGFEPQIRKIVDQIRPDRQTLMWSATWPKEVRQLAEDFLKDYVQINVGALELSANHNILQIVDVCMENEKDQKLMQLMEEIMAEKENKTIIFVETKKRCDDLTRRMRRDGWPAMCIHGDKSQPERDWVLSEFRSGKAPILIATDVASRGLDVEDVKFVINYDYPNSSEDYIHRIGRTARSTNKGTAYTFFTPGNLRQARELIRVLEEARQAINPKLLQLVDGGRGGGGRSRFRGSSSNNPNLMYQDECDRRMRSVGGGGSSKGSRSSSSSYGRDGRTGSSRDGDRSSSSSSYRDRSGRDGGRSYGSGSRSSSSSNSNSHEQYQNNSSSSQYSSSRGGSGSGAGGVGQAPPPSSGPQPLMAQQFNPPQPMMGLMGHSPFQFAPSPSPSLSGRK; translated from the exons ATGAGAGGTTCTTACGGTGACAGAGATCGAGACCGCGGCCGTGACAGAGG CAGTCCTCGATTCGGATCCAACAGGGgcggagcaccacaggggaaaAAGTTTGGGAATCCAGGGGACCGTTTACGAAAGAAGAGATGGGACTTGGATGAGCTGCCCAAATTTGAGAAAAACTTTTACACTGAACACCCGGAAGTGCAGCGAATAAGCCAG TCTGATATCGAGGAGTACCGCAGGAAGAAAGAAATCACCGTTCGTGGTTCGGGTTGCCCAAAGCCTGTCACCAACTTCCACCATGCACAGTTTCCCC AATATGTGATGGATGTGCTCGTGCAGCAGAATTTCAAGGAGCCCACAGCCATTCAGGCCCAAGGTTTCCCTCTGGCCCTCAGCGGGAGAGACATGGTGGGCATCGCTCAGACTGGCTCTGGGAAGACCTTAGCG tATCTCCTCCCTGCCATTGTGCACATCAATCATCAGCCCTACTTGGAGCGTGGAGATGGACCTATT TGCTTGGTGTTGGCCCCTACAAGGGAACTGGctcagcaggtccagcaggtgGCACATGACTATGGAAAGTCATCCCGCATCAAAAGCACCTGTGTGTATGGAGGTGCTCCAAAGGGACCTCAGATCCGGGACTTGGAGAGAG GGGTTGAGATCTGCATTGCCACTCCAGGTCGCCTGATTGACTTTCTTGAGGCAGGAAAGACCAACCTGCGGCGCTGTACGAATCTAGTTTTGGATGAAGCTGACCGCATGCTGGACATGGGTTTCGAGCCACAGATTCGCAAAATTGTGGACCAGATCAGG CCGGACAGACAGACCCTTATGTGGAGTGCTACCTGGCCTAAAGAGGTCCGCCAGCTGGCAGAGGACTTCCTGAAGGATTACGTCCAAATTAATGTCGGGGCACTGGAGCTGAGTGCCAACCACAACATCCTTCAGATTGTTGATGTGTGTATGGAGAATGAAAAGGACCAAAA gttGATGCAGCTGATGGAAGAGATCATGgctgagaaagaaaacaagacCATTATCTTTGTTGAGACCAAGAAGCGCTGCGATGACCTCACACGCAGGATGAGACGGGACGG GTGGCCAGCGATGTGTATCCATGGTGACAAGAGCCAGCCAGAGAGAGACTGGGTTTTGTCAG AGTTCCGTAGCGGCAAAGCTCCCATCCTCATCGCTACAGATGTGGCCTCGCGTGGTTTAG ATGTGGAGGATGTCAAGTTTGTCATCAACTATGACTATCCCAACTCATCGGAGGACTACATCCATCGTATCGGGCGCACGGCCCGCAGCACAAACAAAGGCACTGCTTACACCTTCTTCACTCCGGGGAATCTGCGGCAGGCCCGAGAGCTGATCCGGGTGCTGGAAGAAGCCCGACAGGCCATCAACCCcaagctgctgcagctggtaGACGGAGGACGTGGGGGAG GTGGCCGCTCCCGTTTCCGTGGTTCCAGTTCTAACAATCCCAACCTGATGTACCAGGATGAATGTGATAGAAGAATGCGCTCTGTCGGTGGAGGGGGCAGCTCCAAGGGCAGccgaagcagcagcagcagctacgGCCGAGATGGCCGCACTGGAAGCAGTCGGGATGGCGaccgctcctcctcctcctcctcttacagaGATCGCAGCGGCAGGGATGGAGGACGCAGCTATGGGTCCGGGTCCAggtccagctccagctccaactccaactcaCATGAGCAGTACCAgaataacagcagcagcagccagtacaGCAGCTCCAGAGGCGGCTCTGGCTCTGGGGCAGGCGGTGTGGGGCAGGCTCCACCTCCTTCATCGGGCCCGCAGCCTTTAATGGCCCAGCAGTTCAACCCACCACAGCCCATGATGGGCCTGATGGGGCACTCACCGTTCCAATTCGCCCCTTCACCATCACCCTCTCTATCAGGCAGAAAATGA
- the LOC142371437 gene encoding putative ATP-dependent RNA helicase DDX17 isoform X2, whose protein sequence is MRGSYGDRDRDRGRDRGPRFGSNRGGAPQGKKFGNPGDRLRKKRWDLDELPKFEKNFYTEHPEVQRISQSDIEEYRRKKEITVRGSGCPKPVTNFHHAQFPQYVMDVLVQQNFKEPTAIQAQGFPLALSGRDMVGIAQTGSGKTLAYLLPAIVHINHQPYLERGDGPICLVLAPTRELAQQVQQVAHDYGKSSRIKSTCVYGGAPKGPQIRDLERGVEICIATPGRLIDFLEAGKTNLRRCTNLVLDEADRMLDMGFEPQIRKIVDQIRPDRQTLMWSATWPKEVRQLAEDFLKDYVQINVGALELSANHNILQIVDVCMENEKDQKLMQLMEEIMAEKENKTIIFVETKKRCDDLTRRMRRDGWPAMCIHGDKSQPERDWVLSEFRSGKAPILIATDVASRGLDVEDVKFVINYDYPNSSEDYIHRIGRTARSTNKGTAYTFFTPGNLRQARELIRVLEEARQAINPKLLQLVDGGRGGGGRSRFRGSSSNNPNLMYQDECDRRMRSVGGGGSSKGSRSSSSSYGRDGRTGSSRDGDRSSSSSSYRDRSGRDGGRSYGSGSRSSSSSNSNSHEQYQNNSSSSQYSSSRGGSGSGAGGVGQAPPPSSGPQPLMAQQFNPPQPMMGLMGHSPFQFAPSPSPSLSGRK, encoded by the exons ATGAGAGGTTCTTACGGTGACAGAGATCGAGACCGCGGCCGTGACAGAGG TCCTCGATTCGGATCCAACAGGGgcggagcaccacaggggaaaAAGTTTGGGAATCCAGGGGACCGTTTACGAAAGAAGAGATGGGACTTGGATGAGCTGCCCAAATTTGAGAAAAACTTTTACACTGAACACCCGGAAGTGCAGCGAATAAGCCAG TCTGATATCGAGGAGTACCGCAGGAAGAAAGAAATCACCGTTCGTGGTTCGGGTTGCCCAAAGCCTGTCACCAACTTCCACCATGCACAGTTTCCCC AATATGTGATGGATGTGCTCGTGCAGCAGAATTTCAAGGAGCCCACAGCCATTCAGGCCCAAGGTTTCCCTCTGGCCCTCAGCGGGAGAGACATGGTGGGCATCGCTCAGACTGGCTCTGGGAAGACCTTAGCG tATCTCCTCCCTGCCATTGTGCACATCAATCATCAGCCCTACTTGGAGCGTGGAGATGGACCTATT TGCTTGGTGTTGGCCCCTACAAGGGAACTGGctcagcaggtccagcaggtgGCACATGACTATGGAAAGTCATCCCGCATCAAAAGCACCTGTGTGTATGGAGGTGCTCCAAAGGGACCTCAGATCCGGGACTTGGAGAGAG GGGTTGAGATCTGCATTGCCACTCCAGGTCGCCTGATTGACTTTCTTGAGGCAGGAAAGACCAACCTGCGGCGCTGTACGAATCTAGTTTTGGATGAAGCTGACCGCATGCTGGACATGGGTTTCGAGCCACAGATTCGCAAAATTGTGGACCAGATCAGG CCGGACAGACAGACCCTTATGTGGAGTGCTACCTGGCCTAAAGAGGTCCGCCAGCTGGCAGAGGACTTCCTGAAGGATTACGTCCAAATTAATGTCGGGGCACTGGAGCTGAGTGCCAACCACAACATCCTTCAGATTGTTGATGTGTGTATGGAGAATGAAAAGGACCAAAA gttGATGCAGCTGATGGAAGAGATCATGgctgagaaagaaaacaagacCATTATCTTTGTTGAGACCAAGAAGCGCTGCGATGACCTCACACGCAGGATGAGACGGGACGG GTGGCCAGCGATGTGTATCCATGGTGACAAGAGCCAGCCAGAGAGAGACTGGGTTTTGTCAG AGTTCCGTAGCGGCAAAGCTCCCATCCTCATCGCTACAGATGTGGCCTCGCGTGGTTTAG ATGTGGAGGATGTCAAGTTTGTCATCAACTATGACTATCCCAACTCATCGGAGGACTACATCCATCGTATCGGGCGCACGGCCCGCAGCACAAACAAAGGCACTGCTTACACCTTCTTCACTCCGGGGAATCTGCGGCAGGCCCGAGAGCTGATCCGGGTGCTGGAAGAAGCCCGACAGGCCATCAACCCcaagctgctgcagctggtaGACGGAGGACGTGGGGGAG GTGGCCGCTCCCGTTTCCGTGGTTCCAGTTCTAACAATCCCAACCTGATGTACCAGGATGAATGTGATAGAAGAATGCGCTCTGTCGGTGGAGGGGGCAGCTCCAAGGGCAGccgaagcagcagcagcagctacgGCCGAGATGGCCGCACTGGAAGCAGTCGGGATGGCGaccgctcctcctcctcctcctcttacagaGATCGCAGCGGCAGGGATGGAGGACGCAGCTATGGGTCCGGGTCCAggtccagctccagctccaactccaactcaCATGAGCAGTACCAgaataacagcagcagcagccagtacaGCAGCTCCAGAGGCGGCTCTGGCTCTGGGGCAGGCGGTGTGGGGCAGGCTCCACCTCCTTCATCGGGCCCGCAGCCTTTAATGGCCCAGCAGTTCAACCCACCACAGCCCATGATGGGCCTGATGGGGCACTCACCGTTCCAATTCGCCCCTTCACCATCACCCTCTCTATCAGGCAGAAAATGA